A genomic window from Solanum dulcamara chromosome 11, daSolDulc1.2, whole genome shotgun sequence includes:
- the LOC129875078 gene encoding uncharacterized protein LOC129875078, giving the protein MDVGNTWTRPGYPGTIKDTKIINNTMLRFRPIAPKPVANSSGSGSTPETHNVDVAGKRRTKRKYVRVKKNNKCKNKKEEKEKSDGSLVLDDHQTVVTLQLLPESSGGIKSSPENRSYPKTINFFVQERSIWMNKNILSIGAPDPSDDIRSPTVVESLVMVDGITNSTLVDLSALGSTDMEKMMNLQRDTCPGFISDGLESVKWVNLAYRRMIYPVDDGGEPPEMTVRLVVKEKKSAPLLLLSVFACTVRIVYTWKEVKQARTMPCDGWKMDFGGFAWRFDAKAALSLGR; this is encoded by the coding sequence ATGGACGTTGGCAATACTTGGACCCGCCCTGGATACCCAGGTACCATCAAAGATACCAAGATAATCAACAACACCATGCTGAGATTCCGGCCTATTGCGCCTAAGCCCGTAGCTAATTCTTCGGGCTCGGGCTCTACGCCGGAAACTCACAACGTAGATGTTGCtggaaaaagaagaacaaagagAAAGTACGTTAGAGTAAAGAAAAACAACAAGTGCAAGaataaaaaggaagagaaagaaaaaagtgaTGGATCGTTGGTGTTGGATGATCATCAAACGGTTGTGACTCTTCAGCTACTGCCGGAAAGTAGCGGAGGAATTAAAAGTTCGCCGGAGAACAGATCTTACCCAAAAACCATCAATTTTTTTGTGCAAGAGCGATCTATATggatgaataaaaatattttatcaatcgGTGCACCGGATCCGTCAGATGATATCCGATCTCCGACAGTTGTGGAATCGTTGGTAATGGTAGACGGTATAACAAACAGTACTTTGGTTGATTTATCAGCCTTAGGAAGTACGGACATGGAGAAGATGATGAATCTGCAGCGTGACACGTGTCCAGGATTTATATCGGACGGTTTAGAAAGCGTGAAGTGGGTGAATCTGGCGTATCGGAGAATGATATATCCGGTTGATGATGGAGGAGAGCCGCCGGAGATGACGGTGCGGTTGGTTGTGAAGGAGAAAAAAAGTGCACCGTTATTGTTATTGTCAGTTTTTGCATGCACAGTAAGAATTGTGTATACATGGAAAGAAGTGAAGCAGGCAAGGACAATGCCTTGTGATGGATGGAAGATGGACTTTGGGGGATTTGCATGGAGATTTGATGCTAAGGCTGCACTTAGCTTGGGCCGTTAG